gaaaaacatgttaCCCCaaatgatttatatatatatgaattacgaaattaatgtaatgaataataattaattaaacgaCAAAACTAATGGGCCTAAACTGATATTGCTTAAACAAAGACCACAACGGAGGTTGATAAAATTTAGCTGGGCCTAATGGGCCCAAAAATTAATGTCACTATCTTTTAATCGTTTTATTtctgcaatttttattttcttatctaTAAGTATAACCATTATTCACTATACTAAACTCACACAAATTGGGTGACTTATATTGGGTTGAAATTAGAGGAGTGttgtactaatttaattgCGTTTCATCATCCATAATTAATCCAACAAATTTTTTAagataattcaaaaattagtagaaaatttataataacacATGACATGACACAAATAACtctaggaaaaaaaattcatgaacacaaaatatattagtttttaatataatcaaaCATAACTTTGCTATTTTGTGAAATaacttttctttgaatttggGCTCAAGTTCTTACACGAAATTATACTACCTATTGTTTATGAATCAGTCAACTCATCTGagttttttgtatttgttttgaataccacatatattttatcttttcttttgtatttattgGAGAATTTATAATCTTCGTATATAATCATTACGAATTGTCTTCCaatttattatgtaatattttaaGTGATCATGAATTAGTCAAACTTCGCTTTACTATTGGTCCTTTTCCGTTGATTTTTAACGCAATTCTTACGTTAAACTTTGTTTATATATCGGAAGAAAAGTGATTAAtgtaaaactatataaaatgcatagttaaaaaataaatttcagcCATTAgatgaatttttaaaacatggaGTTCACTATAAGAGCGTTTTCGTGCACTCCGTGttttcaaattcactaaacaTGAATTTGAAAACACGAACCAACTAAACCTAGACCCTTCACTATAATGACATTTGCGTTCAATCCGTGTTTTCAAATCTATGTTACGAACTAAAACGCCtttataataaactaaaacaaatttatagtGACCAAACGCAGTTATAGTGAACTCCGCGTTCTAGCGTATAGTTATGCATTAAAGTAATAGTTGTCCTATATCACTACTCTATGTTGGAAAATTATTTCGTTTTTTAAAACACCAACCCAATTTCTACGCTATGTTATCATGAATTATTTCGTCTTTAATAGTACAATTTTAAGATTGAGAAAATTTTGGTAAGTAGAAAAGAGTcggatataaataaatgagttaaaatttcaaaatatttattttgtagaattATTATAACAAAGAATATAACAATAAGTagttacatattttataatttttcgcTTCGaccaaaattatgaatatggTTCGTTCAATTCTTCATTTCATTGATGTAAAAATCATATTGTACAATCTTCATGCATGTACAGTTAAATTTCCACATTAAATTGATGGAAGAATATCTTTGTACATAATCACGAATTATTTTTAGTGATAATAATTTAGTCAACCTTCGCTTTACAATGTGTCTCATTTCTTCTCAGATTTGGAACGCAATCCTTAcgttcaaattttttatatgttgaaaaaaaattgcgTAATATAAAAGCTCGGACCTCTTTTTACGTTATACTATATCTTATCATGAattatatcttaaaattttatttttatatgatttgtgATTATAACTTAGTCAAGTGTcactttcttgttttgtttttcaagtTGACTGTCAAATCGTCGAGGTATGTTGGATATCAATTAAGAGATTTTTCCTATTTAAACGGTTACTCTTGAGATACAATTGAGTCTCCTACAAAATACAATTCACTTCAATACATGAGCGAAGAGAGTATGATTTCTGAAAAAAGAATAGCAATCAAATTTGTTCTTGTTGTTCTTTCTTGTGTGTTTGTTTCAGGAGATGCAAAAGTGAGATGCATCGAGAGCGAGAGAGAAGCTCTTCTTAGCTTCAAGAATGGCACCATCGACGAGGATGGTTTTCTCTCGTCGTGGCGAAGCAACGAATGCTGTGAATGGGATGGTGTTGAGTGCAGCAACACCACTGGTCATGTCATCGCCCTCAAATGTCATAATTTTGGATTGCAAGGTGAGCTTCGTTCTTCATTGGTGGAGTTGcatcatttaatttatcttgACCTCAGTTGGAATGATTTCGGAGGCATTCCAATCCCGGAATTCATTGGATCCATTAAAACAGTTGCAACACTTGTCTCTTCATGATTCTAATTTTTCTGGGGTTGTTCCTCCACAGTTTGGAAACCTTACCAATCTACGCTCACTTGATCTCTCGTTTAACTCTTTGACTCCAATGTCTCTTTCTATACTTGGTTTTGTGTTGGAATCACTCCAAATACTAACCTTGTCTGGAAATCAATTCAACGGATCAATCCCAGACCTGAGACCATTTCCTTCGTTGACACACTTGGACCTCTCCGGAAACAACTTTACAGGTCCCGTTCCTCTGAGTCTTGGCCAACTCTCCGAGCTTCAAAATCTAGATCTTTCTTTTAATTCTTTGGAAGGTTTAGTGTCTGAATCCCACTTCATTAAGCTTGATAAGTTAAAGTCCTTAGATTTATCCTACAATCCATTATTGAACTTGGATATTGCCCCTGATTGGAGTCCTCCTTTTCAGTTGAGTATTATATCTTTAGCTGAGTGCGATGTGGGTCCATATTTTCCAAAGTGGATACGATCTCAGAGGAATTTGTCATCCCTTGATCTCACTAGTGCCAATATAAGAGATGAAGTCCCTATATGGTTGTGGAATACGTCTTCCTTATTAAATGTCTTAAGTCTCTCCGACAATCAAATAAGTGGTACGATTCCGAATCTCTCATCCACCTCCATCATGTTTATGGATGTTAGTTACAATCAATTCTCAGGTCCTATACCATTATTTCCTGCAACTACTTATGAGATTATGAGTGGAAATATGTTTTCCGGGTCAATTTCATCTATTTGTGAAACACACCACGATCAGCTTGAGACTCTTCGCCTCTCCAATAATCTGTTGGAAGGACAGGTTCCCAACTGCTGGGAGAAAATGCCGGGATTAAACTCCATCAATTTGGCTAACAACAAATTTACAGGTGAAATACCTGCCTCGTTGGTCGAGTTACGAAACCTTGGTGCCCTACAGATGCATGGTAATAATTTATCTGGTGAGTTGCCTTATAGTTTGAGACATTGCCAAGCATTGAGAATCATTGATGTTGAAGGGAACAAGTTAACAGGAGAGATCCCCACTTGGATTGGCCAGTTGCATAGCATGCTAATTCTAAATCTTCGTGGAAATAAATTGCATGGCAGTATTCCTTCCCAGATATGCAatcttacaaatattcaaattctgGATTTGTCGATAAATAACTTTTCTTCGATAATACCTGATTGCTTCAACAATTTTACTGTCTTGTCTAGAAAGTATATCCAAAATCTAGAATTTGATGAAATTCTTTTTGTTTCGCTAGACCTTATGAATGGAAATAAGCACAATGGATATTCATCATTTCAATGGAAAGGCAAGGAATCGGATTATTGGAATAATGTCAAATGGCTCAAACTCATTGATTTTTCTAGCAATAGATTGACCGGAAACATTCCCAAATCGTTTTCCACTATGAGGGGATTAATATCCTTGAATCTATCAAGAAATAGTTTGACAGATATATAATTCCAGATATTGGTAATATGGAGGTGCTAGATGCTCTTGATCTATCTCACAACCAACTCTCTGGCAAGATACCTACAAGTTTGGCAGGAATACACACTCTTggttttcttgatttgtcGAACAACGATTTGTCTGGAAAAATTCCAACGGGTACTCAACTTCAGAGCTTCAATGCATCGTATTATGCCGGTAATGACGGACTATGTGGCAACCCTCTACCAAAGTGCCCCGGAGATATCTTGAGGCCATCCACCACTAATTCGAAGGGAAATATATATGATAAAGACGACGTCTTCTCATTTATGCAAGAGGTTGGCATATCAATGGGCTTTGGTTTTATCTTTGGATTTTGGGGAGTTATTGGTTCGTTCATATTGAAGAAATCATGGAGAATTGCATTCTTCAACTTGTTGGATGCTGTTGGAGATTGGTTCTACGTAAGGATTGTTGTCTTTGTATCCAAAtggagaagaaattgaaatgcaATACAGGTAATATCAACTACATTTCATTTACTCGAATTTGTTATATTCACAttactttaaaatattgcaatcaagattttattttttgaatttataacattcccaatttttttcaGCGGTGACACTGCTCGCTTTAGAGATGAAACAAGGTGAACAAACTCGGAGCTGGTGATCTTATTTCTAagttattgtaattttaattttttagtgtttttacTTTCCTTTGTAAACTCTATGTTGgtatgtatttgtttttttctagACATGGatgtttgtgtttttgtaCGTTCACTcactttgttttgttttcataGTAGGAAAATGTTATGCTTATGCACTATTTTTCTCTAAACTATAAATAGCCAATAATACCTTGGGTGTTTAAGAAACTTGAGctttcttaataatttttcttttactagTCGActctaactaaaataaaaaaatatatagtagttcTTCGTTGAACGTACTAGAGAATTCTTCATTTTACTAATGAGAAAATCatgtacaaattttaaattccgCCAACATATTCAATTTGTTAATCATGGACAAACAAAaactatttcaaaaaattggttttgaaaataaaaacatgttACTCCAAATGAGTTATGTATTttgaataacaaaattaatttagtaatgattaataattaaaatgtcaaaCCTAATGTCGCTATCTTTCAATCGTTTTTATTTCGACAATTTTAGTATAACTATAATTCACTAACTAAACTGACACAAATTGGGTGACTTATATCTCTGAATTATTGGGTGAAATTAGAGGAGGAGTGTTTTACTAATCCAACAATTTAttgtatactattttttttcaaaaaatagtactcctaaaatagtaaaatttgtAATAACATATGACACGACAAACAActaggaaaaaaaatcataaaaataaaattttatgagttTGTAATATCGTCAAACATAACTTTgctaatttgtaatttttctttgattttcaaCTTCTTACGcgaaattatattatttatgaatcAGTCAAACTTATGTGAGTTTTTTGTATTTGAGTTTTGAATAcaagatatatttttatcttttgttttgtatttattgGTGAATTTATTATCTTCGTATATAATCACTACGAATTGTCTGTCAATTTattatgtataatattttaatgatgatTTAGCTAGTCAACCTTCGCTTTAATATTGTGTCTTTTTTCCATTGATTTTGAACACAATTCTTAcgttaaattttgtttatttcttgGAAGGAGTGCTCAATTTACGAAATAGTTTTCATACAAACAAATCTAAACGTAAGAATTGCGTTTGAAATTAGTGAAAAGAAAAGACACATAGTCAAGCGAAAATTGACTAAATTAGTATCTGTAAAAATGCATTAAAGTAATAGTTGTCCCATATCACTACTCTATGCTGGAAGATTATTTCGTCTTTTAAAACACCAACCCAATTTCTACGCTATGGTACGTAGAAAAAGAATCGGATATAATtgatactataaaaataaaatttcataagatttttttggagaattatttaaataaagaatataacaataagtagttattttataatttttcgcTTCGaccaaaataatgaatatgGTTCGTTCAATTCTTCATTTCATTGATGTAAAAATCATATTGTACAATCTTCATGCATGTACAGTTAAATTTCCACATTAAATTGATGGAAGAATATCTTTGTACATAATCACGaattatgtttcaatttataatgtacatatttttagtGATAATAATTTAGTCAACCTTCGCTTTGCTATGtgtcatttttcttctctaaTTTGGAACGCAATCCTTAcgttcaaattttttataagttGAAAAACTTTTTCGTAATATAAAAGCTCGGACCTCTTTTTACGTTATACTATATCTTATCATGAAttatatcttaaaaatttatttttatataatttgtgattttaactTAGTCAAGTTTCACTCACGCGATCTCCGCTCTTCCATAATCTGCAAAATAAATCCCAAATTTAGTGctcattcaattcaattattc
The genomic region above belongs to Salvia hispanica cultivar TCC Black 2014 chromosome 3, UniMelb_Shisp_WGS_1.0, whole genome shotgun sequence and contains:
- the LOC125209742 gene encoding receptor-like protein EIX2 codes for the protein MSEERDAKVRCIESEREALLSFKNGTIDEDGFLSSWRSNECCEWDGVECSNTTGHVIALKCHNFGLQVGMISEAFQSRNSLDPLKQLQHLSLHDSNFSGVVPPQFGNLTNLRSLDLSFNSLTPMSLSILGFVLESLQILTLSGNQFNGSIPDLRPFPSLTHLDLSGNNFTGPVPLSLGQLSELQNLDLSFNSLEGLVSESHFIKLDKLKSLDLSYNPLLNLDIAPDWSPPFQLSIISLAECDVGPYFPKWIRSQRNLSSLDLTSANIRDEVPIWLWNTSSLLNVLSLSDNQISGTIPNLSSTSIMFMDVSYNQFSGPIPLFPATTYEIMSGNMFSGSISSICETHHDQLETLRLSNNLLEGQVPNCWEKMPGLNSINLANNKFTGEIPASLVELRNLGALQMHGNNLSGELPYSLRHCQALRIIDVEGNKLTGEIPTWIGQLHSMLILNLRGNKLHGSIPSQICNLTNIQILDLSINNFSSIIPDCFNNFTVLSRKYIQNLEFDEILFVSLDLMNGNKHNGYSSFQWKGKESDYWNNVKWLKLIDFSSNRLTGNIPKSFSTMRGLISLNLSRNSLTDI
- the LOC125209743 gene encoding receptor-like protein EIX2 produces the protein MEVLDALDLSHNQLSGKIPTSLAGIHTLGFLDLSNNDLSGKIPTGTQLQSFNASYYAGNDGLCGNPLPKCPGDILRPSTTNSKGNIYDKDDVFSFMQEVGISMGFGFIFGFWGVIGSFILKKSWRIAFFNLLDAVGDWFYVRIVVFVSKWRRN